From the genome of Candidatus Defluviilinea proxima:
TTTTAAATCATGTATCAATATCATACAACTATATAGATTGTATCTATTTATTTGTTTATGTAAAGGGTTTTACAGTGTTGTGTAACTTTAAAATTTGCAAATAAATTATTCAACGAATCATTGATGAATGATATGTTGTGATGTATGTGTACATAAGAATCGCGATATAGTGTTTTGATGATGTGTGTACATGTTGTTGATCGTCATAAATAATCATCTTAGCGAATATCATGAGACGAAGTAAAATCAATGAAGAGGAAACTATGACACTTCATTCAGAAATATTCGAACAGCCTGAAAGACTCGCTTCATTGTTGGATAAACAAAAACAAACTGTGATCGAAATCGCGAAAGCCATTCAATCACGTAATGTGCAATATGCGTTTCTTGCCGCACGTGGCACATCTGATAACGCCGGGCGTTATGCCAATTATCTGTGGGGCGCACATAATGGACTTCCGCTTGCGTTGGCGACGCCCTCATTGTTTACGTATTATCAAAAACCACCAAAACTTCAGAATGCATTGGTCATTGGTGTGTCGCAATCGGGACAATCACCGGATATCGTCAGCGTGTTGGAAGAAGGACGTAAACAAAATTGTCTTACGATCGCCATCACCAACATCCCTGATTCGCCGCTTGCTAAAGCCGCAGACTTTGTCCTTGATATTCAAGCGGGCGCAGAGAAGGCCGTTGCCGCGACCAAAACATACACGACCGAACTCATGGCCATTGCCATGCTTTCTGTTGCACTCGAAAATTCAAACGAACGTTGGAACGAACTTGCGTCTGTTCCCCAATTGGCGCAACAGGCGCTTGCCCTCGATGAACAGATCGCGCAGATGACTCAACGCTACCGTTACATGAGTCAGTGTGTGGTGCTGGGGCGTGGCTTCAACTACGCCACCGCCTTCGAATGGGCGCTCAAGCTCAAGGAACTTACGTACGTTATTGCCGAGCCGTATTCTTCCGCCGATTTTCAACATGGTCCTATTGCGATGGTGGAAGGTGGATTCCCCGTCCTTGCGATTGCGCCCAAAGGCAAAGTACACAACTCAATGGTCGAGATGTTGACGCGTTTACGTCGGGACAAAAATGCCGAACTCGTGATTCTCTCTGATGATGCGGATACGCTCACGTTGGCCCAATCCCCGATCCAACTCCCGCTTCAGACGCCCGAATGGCTGACCCCGCTTGTGAGCATTCTCCCCGCTCAATTGTTTGCCTGCCACCTCACGCAAGTGAAAGGCTATAGCACGGAAGCGCCGCGCAACATCACCAAGGTGACAGAGACGCACTAAGCTTTGGAATCGACAGCCTATAACGGTTCTTTCGAGCAGACTTCCGCTCCAAAACCTGACTCCACGCCCAACCGCGTGGAGTTTTTATAAGTTTTGATTGACGTGCTGATTATCTTCGCAATTTAAAATTTTCTATTAATTCGACATTGGGTTTAAAGTACAGGTTCAGGTTCTTTCGATTAGTATTCCACGTTATAAACAAATACGGTATGAGCCCCACAAGAGCAAAAACTATCGTTTCATTTATCATTTCAGGTTCTTCGATGAGAATTTGGGCCAACTTGATGAGTTCATTAATTGTGGGTTCAAGCGTACCATCCCTCAACAAATACCCTGCTATACCCAAATATGTGCCTACAATGGAACCAAGAAGCGATAATAAACTGGCAACAAGGAGACTCTTGAAAGTTCGTTTTGTCCCTGCATAATCCATTGCTTTGACGATGAAAAAGAAAATCAAAATGGCAAAGGCCGCACCTATACGATCAAGGAAAATGAGAACCAATGCCCAGACGATTGTTTTTATCACCATCGCGACTAGGCCATACAAGACACCTTTTTGAAGGTTGTCAGGTTGTTTTTTGTATTCTTCTTCAGCCTTCTTTGCAATATCGTCAATGCGATCAATACACTCACGGCACATTGCAAAAGGCGTCCCATTAATCAAAGTCAGTATCAAATCCTTGTAATAAGGAGATGCACATTTAGTGCCTTCACACTTGTCCGCTATAGATGGGCGCACTTTTTTTGAAAGGATATGGAAAAATGATAAAAGTTTTTCGATGGCTAAGAATTCACCAGACTTCTTAATCCCCAAACTGACAAAGAGACTGGAGAACTCTGAGGTTATTTCAAGCCATTCCACAGGGATTTTCATTTCCTTTAGAGTTTTCTTGACTTCTTCATTGTTCTTTATCTCTTTTGCTGTTTCAAAGTCAATGGGAGCATGGCGAATAAGAATATAAAAACCAGGAATTGAATTGCCCGCAGATTCTCGATGCCCAAAGGCAATGACAGTCAGAAAGTTATTGATATAACCAATGAAACGATGTTGAAAAGCAAACGGTTGTTTTGGTGTTGGAAGGTATTGCAATCCATATTTATTTCCAAAAGTTATCCATTTTTGAAGTTCCGTAAACCTTTTGGCCGTATGTTCGCCAGCTTTTTTATGTTCATTCCCCCTTGATGACACAAATTCGCCATCGATGCGAAGATAAAATCTGTAACCAGTCATTGTCGATATAATTCCAATTTCAGCTGCATGGCCATCAACGGGAAAATAATACTCTGAGCCAGATTCAAAAAAATTACGCCCCTTTTCTATCAAGACACCGTCCAGCCAAATTTGGCGCCCTGAAAACAGACCAAACTTCAGTTGAACTTCATGTATATTGCCATCAAGATTAAAATCCCATATGCGTTTTGTCATGTGATTTTTAATTTCCCTTTGCCTCTGTGTGATTTTAAATTCTATTCTACGATAAACAGATGAACCTCATGTCCCGTCAACACAAAGAATCGTTCCAACTCTAGTTTCGATAGAACCAACGTGGCGGTATTCACAAGCGGATGGCTCTGAAAATATTCGTTGTTCCAGATCTCTGCATCGATCCATAACTCGACAACGTGTTCTGTATCATTCGCCAACCCCATCATCGTCACTGAACCGCGTGTGACTCCCAATAAGCGCATCAAGTTTTCTTCTGAACCAAATTTCAAATGGGGGACGCCCAACTGCGAAGCCAGTGCATCCAGTTTTACGGTCTTCTCGCAAGCAGTCACGGCCAAAAAGAATCGCCGCGCTTTCTTGTCACACAAAAAAAGATTCTTCGTGCTCACGGCAGGGACATCTGGACGATGCAACTCCGCTTCAGCGCATGTGAATACCGCAGGATGCTCTGTGCGAAGATATTGAAAATGATTGGCATCGAGGAATGCCAGAAATTCCTGTTCGGTCATGATTTCACTTTCTTTGACATGATGATATCGGGTTTGCCTTTTCCGTTTGCATCGATCACCACGCCAGTAATGATGTATCCCATCTTTTGATAGAACTCAAAGGGATGCCCCTTCCAGTTACGGATGTTCTTTACCTTGTCCCAAAGATTTTCATATAGATCAACATTCGATAACGATGTCATGCCATCTTCGTCGTCTGAGCCAAGAGTGATCGTGAGGCCGCCTTTTGCTCGGACTTGTTCTTCGAAGTCTTCGATCAAAGCTTTACCGATTCCCTGCTTTTGCAGATCAGGTTGCACGGCCAGCGGATGTAATTCCCATACGTGGCCATCGTATTCTGGGATACCGCCGATGATACCAAGTAGATTCCCGTTTTCATCCACTGCGATACGGCAGATGCGTTCCTCATCGAGCATTTCATGAATTTCTTTCAATGCATCTTCCAGTGTGGGCCATGCGTCAGGCCAATGCTCACAGAAGGCATTCACAAGAAGTTGTGCGGCTTGGTGAATGATGTTTTCGTTGTCAGATGGAAAAGAAATGATATTCATAGCTTATAAATAAAAACAGGGACGTGGCGATTATATTCCACGTCCCTGTTGGTTGAACAATGTTTCAGATTATTCTCCGATCCTCACTTCTGCGGTCATTCCCCAGAGCAGGCCCTTCGGCTGTTCATCCAGCGCGATGGTCACTTTGAAGATGATGTCTCCACCGCGATCCTCGGCACGCGGCGTGATGCGAATGACCCTTCCGTTGATCGTTTCGTTCAAAGAATCCACGAACACAGATGCAGGGTCGCCAACTTTGACCTTTAGAATGTCGCGTTCGCTCAGATCGGTGGTTTCAATGAGCATGTTATCCAATGTGGCAAGTGTGATGACCGCCTGTCCCTGCCCCACGAATTCGCCGGGCATGACTTCGATAGATGTGACCGTTCCATCGAAGGGCGCGGTTAATCCATTTTGTTCAAGAGTGGCTTTCGCGATCTCCCATGCGATCTGGGCTTGCAACGCCTGAGTATCGGCGAGTTGCCGCACTTCCGGATGCACAACTTCCCATTTTTCTTTTCCTTTCTCGACCACCTTTACTCGTTTGTATCTTTGAATTTCCGCATTCCCTGCCGCCGATTTGTATGCGGCTTCCGCGGCGATCACGGCGTATTCAAGGTCTGGTGTATTCAACACGATCAAGGATTGGCCCGTGTCCACCGCTTCGCCTTCGCTGACAAGCACTTCCTTCACAGAACCTGAAATGAGGAAACCCATCTGTGTGATCTGCGCAGGGACCGCGATGGCAGATGCGGTTACAACTCCATTTTGTGCGTCATCCGATGCCCGTGCCGGCGATGTGGGGCCGACGACCGTAAATGTCAAAACAAGCAGTAGCAATATCCACGTGATGTCACGTTGAAAACGTGACGTGCGATTTCTTTTCATTGCTCCACCACCTTATTCGCCAACTTCAATATTCACATCAGCGCTCATGCCCCACAGCAGGCTTTGCGGCTGTTTGTCGAAATCGATGGTCACGGTGAAGACTACATCACCGCCGAGCGTCGAGCCGATGCGGTCGATGTCAGTTACTTTGCCACTGAACTTCTCGTTCAATGCTTCGATGAAGATGGAAACGGATTGCCCGTCGCGTACTTTTGTCACATCACGTTCGCTCAGGTCGGTGGTTTCGATCTGATACCGTGAGAGGTCGGCCAATAGAATGACAACCTGTCCGGGGGTGACCGTTTCAGCGGGGGAGATGTCAACAGAGACAATTACGCCTGCGAAAGGAGCTGTCAGATTCGATTGCGATTCGAGAACCGCTTTCGCTGAATCGACCAACGCTTGCGCGCGCTTCACCTCATTTTCCTTCACTTCGATATGTTGATAACTGGGAGCGCATCCCTTCGATTGACAGCCGGTCATGCGGATCAAATGGCTGAGATCGATCTCTGCAAATGCAAGATTCGCTTCGGCTTCCTTCACTCTTGCTTCGAGGATTGTGGTGTCCAGTTCGACCAGCACCTGTCCCGCTTCGACCCGGTCCCCAGCCTGCACATTGACCGAAGTGACCTTTCCTGTGCCGGAAAAGGATAGGTTGGCTTTAGTGACAGGGATGATGACCGCAGCGGCAGAAATGGAATTGGCACTGCTGGTCTGGTTATCGTTCGGTGAGGTGTTGCTTCCGTCCAACACAAGTGTTGGGATGGGAGTGGCTGTGGCTTGTGAGCCGCAGGCAGATAGCACCAATGCGATAATGATCGTTATTAATAAATATACATTCTTCATTCTTACTCAATCTTCCGCATGTGCAGAGATCAGGCCCCTACACATGCATTCTATGTTTAGGATTTTCCGTTGACCTTTTCGTCTTTTACGATCAGGCCGTCTTGTAATGTAACGACACGATTGGCATATTTGATGACACGCGGATCGTGTGTGGCAAAGACGAAGGTGGTGCCGGTCTCGTTGTTGAGTTTCTTCATGATTTGCATGACCTGCTCGCCGTTTTCTGTATCGAGGTTGGCAGTGGGTTCGTCAGCGAGGATCAGTTTGGGATCAGTGGCAAGCGCTCGGGCGACAGCGACGCGTTGTTGTTGTCCACCGGAGAGCTGGTCGGGACGATGATTCGCACGAGCGGTCATATCCACACCTTCGAGCAATTCCATCACGCGTTGTTTGCGTTGTGCCGCGTTCTTGCCGTTGAGCAGGAGCGGCATCTCCACATTCTCGTAGGCAGTGAGGGTAGGGATAAGGGCAAAGAACTGGAATACGAATCCGATCGTGCCCTTTCTTAAATCTGCGCGCTGGTTGCGGTTGAGATTTGTGGTCTCTTTACCGTCGATGACCACTTTGCCGGAGGACGGCTTATCGAGACAACCGATGAGTTGCAGTAATGTGGTCTTGCCCGAGCCCGAAGGCCCAACGAGGGATGTGAACTCACCATCATTGATGGTTATGCTAACGCCTTTTAAGGCATGTGTTTGTACTTCACCGATCTTATAGACACGGGTGACATCTGTTAATTTTGCGACTTCCATTTTATTCTCCTTTATTGTGCGCTGTGCAGTGCTTCTACAGGTTCCATGCGGGATGCCATCCGCGCGGGATAGAGCGACCCAAGCAGGGTAACAATGAACGCGGTAATGATCAGATTGATGGCTGTATCAAGCGTCAGGTACGGGTAGATGCGGTCCGGCAGGACCATCCCGCCGCTGATGCCGAGATCTCCAAAGTAAATGCCAACCTTGCCAAAGTAAGTGGCAAGCCCCCAGCCAGTCAATGCGCCAAATGTGACGCCTCCCAATGCCAGCAGACTTGCTTCCGCGATAAATAGCGTGATGATCTGTCTGCCTTTCATGCCGATGGCACTGAGGATGCCGATCTCACGCATGCGTTCAAAGACGGACATAAGCAGTGTGTTTATGATGACGATGGCCGTCACACCCAAGACGATCAGATTGATGAAGGTGATATAGGCATTCGAAAAATCGTTGATCAACACGAGCAGTTCATTTAACTCTTTCCATGTTTTGACCTGGAAGCCCGTGCTGGGAATCGCGGCGGCAACGGCATCTGCATCTTCGCGGTCTTTCAACATCACAAAGATCATACTGGCATGGTCGCCTGCACCCGAGAAAGCCTGCGCCTTTGCCAACGGCAGAAGGACAACGCCTTTATCGTAGGCGCTGGTGCCAGTGGTGAAGATACCGCGCACGGTGAACATTTGCTCATCCACTGTGCCATCGGATGTGTTGACGAGCAGGTTGATCTGGTCGCCGACCTTCAACCCGAAACTCTCTGCCAATGGGTAACCGATCAGGATCCCTTCACGGTCATCAGCAGTGATGAATTCACCATCGACCAGTGTGCGATACGGATCGTTGGCAGACGAAGCAGGGTCAATGCCCATGATCTCGACGCCGATGGAATCATCCTTGATGGAGATGATGCCACTCGCGTTCAAACGCGGAGTTGCAGTCTGCACCTGATCCAACGTTTCGATCTGCGCTGCAACCTGCTCCGGGGTTTCGATCAGATACTCCCACGCGACAGAGAGTTTGTCGGGGTCATAGTCCGCATCACGGACCTGGATGTGCCCACTGTTGAGGCGGAGTGTGGTTTCCATGGAACTGCGCATTTCACCTTGAAAGAAGGCGCCGATGAACATCAATAGGGCGGTCCCCAGTGCCAGTGCCAACCCCGAAAGGAACGAGCGGCGGCGATGTCTGCCTAAATTACGATAAGCCATTTTGAAATAATTGATCATAGTTATTCTCCAAACCTGACAGGTTTTCTCTAGGTGTCTAACGAGCAGACTTACCGGTTTTCTGCATAGCTTTTCCAGAAAAGGTTCTGCGGAAACCTGTCAGGTTTTTTTATTAAACGTAGTGCAACGCCTCCGCTGGTTCGCGCTGTGACGCCTGAATGGCAGGGTACAAAGCGGCCAACGCAGAGATAATGGCAACTGTCAGCGCGTGCTTCAGGATCTTCATCGGCACTAGACTG
Proteins encoded in this window:
- a CDS encoding SIS domain-containing protein; its protein translation is MTLHSEIFEQPERLASLLDKQKQTVIEIAKAIQSRNVQYAFLAARGTSDNAGRYANYLWGAHNGLPLALATPSLFTYYQKPPKLQNALVIGVSQSGQSPDIVSVLEEGRKQNCLTIAITNIPDSPLAKAADFVLDIQAGAEKAVAATKTYTTELMAIAMLSVALENSNERWNELASVPQLAQQALALDEQIAQMTQRYRYMSQCVVLGRGFNYATAFEWALKLKELTYVIAEPYSSADFQHGPIAMVEGGFPVLAIAPKGKVHNSMVEMLTRLRRDKNAELVILSDDADTLTLAQSPIQLPLQTPEWLTPLVSILPAQLFACHLTQVKGYSTEAPRNITKVTETH
- a CDS encoding prolyl-tRNA synthetase associated domain-containing protein, yielding MTEQEFLAFLDANHFQYLRTEHPAVFTCAEAELHRPDVPAVSTKNLFLCDKKARRFFLAVTACEKTVKLDALASQLGVPHLKFGSEENLMRLLGVTRGSVTMMGLANDTEHVVELWIDAEIWNNEYFQSHPLVNTATLVLSKLELERFFVLTGHEVHLFIVE
- a CDS encoding GNAT family N-acetyltransferase, producing MNIISFPSDNENIIHQAAQLLVNAFCEHWPDAWPTLEDALKEIHEMLDEERICRIAVDENGNLLGIIGGIPEYDGHVWELHPLAVQPDLQKQGIGKALIEDFEEQVRAKGGLTITLGSDDEDGMTSLSNVDLYENLWDKVKNIRNWKGHPFEFYQKMGYIITGVVIDANGKGKPDIIMSKKVKS
- a CDS encoding efflux RND transporter periplasmic adaptor subunit is translated as MKRNRTSRFQRDITWILLLLVLTFTVVGPTSPARASDDAQNGVVTASAIAVPAQITQMGFLISGSVKEVLVSEGEAVDTGQSLIVLNTPDLEYAVIAAEAAYKSAAGNAEIQRYKRVKVVEKGKEKWEVVHPEVRQLADTQALQAQIAWEIAKATLEQNGLTAPFDGTVTSIEVMPGEFVGQGQAVITLATLDNMLIETTDLSERDILKVKVGDPASVFVDSLNETINGRVIRITPRAEDRGGDIIFKVTIALDEQPKGLLWGMTAEVRIGE
- a CDS encoding efflux RND transporter periplasmic adaptor subunit; this encodes MKNVYLLITIIIALVLSACGSQATATPIPTLVLDGSNTSPNDNQTSSANSISAAAVIIPVTKANLSFSGTGKVTSVNVQAGDRVEAGQVLVELDTTILEARVKEAEANLAFAEIDLSHLIRMTGCQSKGCAPSYQHIEVKENEVKRAQALVDSAKAVLESQSNLTAPFAGVIVSVDISPAETVTPGQVVILLADLSRYQIETTDLSERDVTKVRDGQSVSIFIEALNEKFSGKVTDIDRIGSTLGGDVVFTVTIDFDKQPQSLLWGMSADVNIEVGE
- a CDS encoding ABC transporter ATP-binding protein, producing the protein MEVAKLTDVTRVYKIGEVQTHALKGVSITINDGEFTSLVGPSGSGKTTLLQLIGCLDKPSSGKVVIDGKETTNLNRNQRADLRKGTIGFVFQFFALIPTLTAYENVEMPLLLNGKNAAQRKQRVMELLEGVDMTARANHRPDQLSGGQQQRVAVARALATDPKLILADEPTANLDTENGEQVMQIMKKLNNETGTTFVFATHDPRVIKYANRVVTLQDGLIVKDEKVNGKS
- a CDS encoding ABC transporter permease, whose protein sequence is MINYFKMAYRNLGRHRRRSFLSGLALALGTALLMFIGAFFQGEMRSSMETTLRLNSGHIQVRDADYDPDKLSVAWEYLIETPEQVAAQIETLDQVQTATPRLNASGIISIKDDSIGVEIMGIDPASSANDPYRTLVDGEFITADDREGILIGYPLAESFGLKVGDQINLLVNTSDGTVDEQMFTVRGIFTTGTSAYDKGVVLLPLAKAQAFSGAGDHASMIFVMLKDREDADAVAAAIPSTGFQVKTWKELNELLVLINDFSNAYITFINLIVLGVTAIVIINTLLMSVFERMREIGILSAIGMKGRQIITLFIAEASLLALGGVTFGALTGWGLATYFGKVGIYFGDLGISGGMVLPDRIYPYLTLDTAINLIITAFIVTLLGSLYPARMASRMEPVEALHSAQ